gTCCCTAGTCTGATAGGTTCCAGGCACGGATCACTACCAGTTTTAAGTCCACCAtaggcacatttggatttttgagggaGAACTCTGGACActgctcctctctcctctctgctgGACCAGCTCCCTCCTgcagagaaaaagagagcatgtgtacatgcacatgtacacacatgTTTGACTTTTGTGAGTGAACTGGGTTAAAGCCAGTTCTGGTAGTATTAACCTGAGCCttaaaaagcacatagagctgagacaggaaatggggaagaggggcactcttccaacttcctccttggCTCTGTGTACTTCCCAAGGGAGAGAAAAGTAGCCACTCTCACCAGTTCTTGACCAAGGGAACCATGAATGGAGGGAGGCTTTGTGAGTACGAGCGGAAGATCTCAAGGATGCCGTTGTGCCCACAGCCAATATGCTGGCAACTTTTGCACCAAgctgcgctgtggtctaaaccactgagcctcttgggcttgccgatcggaaggtcggcggttcgaatccccgcgacggggtgagctcccgttgctcggtcccagctcctgccaacctagcagttcgaaagtgcatcagagtgcaagtaaataaataggtaccactccggcaggaaggtaaacggcgtttctgtgcgctgctctggtttcgccagaagcggcttagttatgctggccacatgacccagaaaaactgtctacggacaaacgtcggctccctcggcctatagagcgagatgagcaccacaaccccagaggcgttcgcaactggacttaactgtcagggacctttacctttaccttaagaccTTTCTACTTGCCCTAGCTTTTAACTGACCAGCAGGTGATAACAATCACTGAAGGTGGGGTatggttttttctttgtaaaaaaatgaaataagtaTGTTAGCTGAGAAAGCCGCTTTGAAGAGGCAAAATCCCTTGTCTGTTCCCTACGCCCATCCTAGACAGAGCACAGTGTTGTACCCAGCATGcagatgctgaaatccagcatcgcctgagctatGCGAGTGCAGCTTTATCTCAATTGCAGTGCAGAGTATTTGGGTTTCCGGCTTGTGTCACGAGTCAATGGCGGTTGCTCCTTGCAGCCCTCTGCGGGCAGCAGGGAGGTTCAGGCAGGGGAAAGCCAGGGTTTATGAGCCAAAAATCCTGGCAAGGCTCCCCAGTGGGGTCTGGGTAGCTCACTGCATCCGGCTGTGCCGCTTAAGCTCGTGTCTGCCAACTTGAAAGGCAGAGTGGGTGTGACCTGGGAGTGTGTCCCTGCCATGGATGATCCTCCATCTCTGGCATGATTTGTGCTTGGTTTCTCCTTAATTTGGAATATTGGCATTAATCAAGAGGCGCTCCTGGACTGACATATGCCAATGAGCTGCAATCAATCAGCTATTGAATGAACTGGGCttggttcatagctgtcaagttttaccttttctcatgaggaagcctattcagcataatggaatttcccttaaaataagggagaacttgacagctatggcttggtTCTTTGAAGGCAtctgaatgttttatttttaagcttgagaatccttacaacagctgggaaaggaaagaggaggacaAGGTGCTTTGTGCTTTCAAAGGGTTTTCCAAAAAAcccttttaaataaaatccaTTCAACCTCAGTTGAAAAATGAAAGAGACGTGTGTAGCCATTGTTATGTTATTCTGCCTGTTACTgcagaaaagaggggggaggctTTTGATTTATGCTCAACAAGGAATTTAACAAGGTTTTAGTATGCCCTCCCCCCTCGACTGAGGTTGcatggattttattttaaattatttttggaTCAGACCAGGAGTGTGATGGAGCGATGCAGAGCAAGAAGAATGAACGGCTGCTGAATAGATCTGGCAAGAGGCCGAACTTGAgaaaagattttgtttttaactgtgtgccGAGGAAGAACTCCAGAGTGGAGCTTTAATGGCGGAGACTGGACATGTACTCTGTGAGTTATTTATGGCCGCAGCCTGTACACTAGTCGGTGAACAGCAGAAGGGATGCAATGTGACCTTGTAACATCCAGATAAACACTGCAAAGAACTGAACAATGGAAGATAGTCATTAATTCTCCCAGCACACCAGGTCTGAAACAACAATGTTTATGAAGGATTACACATGTGTAGTGGATTTTATACTTATAAGATGTAACAGGTGCTGTTTGTAAGGAGGAAAGTGCGGTCCGTCAATCTTTGTTATGTCAAGAATAACGTAACAAAGATTGACAGATGACAACTGAACACTAAGTAAGAAATGATGCAGCTGTGGGAGGAGACGATTgacatatgtttgcaacaggagcaggaaacctaattttaagaaattgtattaaattaatttAGTTAGATTTGTAATactttggaaaattaataaaaataattgacaTGCAGAGTGTATGAAGaatgggacattcgcagggaaaccaaaatgcttgtttacaaactattctactaccaaccttactgtatgcttgtgaaacatggaccacttacaataAACGCCAtgtccaactcctcgaaagatacCATCAACAGTGTCTTCggaaaaaattacacatcacttgggaagacaggcaaactaatgccggtgtactggaagaagcaaagatcagcagTTTCGAAGCAATgactcttcaacatcaacttcgttggactggtcatgttgtttggatgttCCAAAGCAACaactattctgaacttaaaaatggaaatgtaatgctggtggtcaacaaaagtaTTTTGGGGACTGTAGTTTTAATAGGAGGTTCTAGGCCAACCCCTTCCTGACTCATGAAGGGGAGTGCATCAGAATCCCCTGTTAAACTAGAGGGGGGAACCCCATTATTTTAGCAGGGATTACTATGCTGAATCAGGAATGGGGGTTAATATCtaagcaggatttaacccctgcTCATCAACTGACAAGCGGGGGTTAAACCCTGCTCTGTTTGGCTGCATGCTCCTGGTCCTTCCAGAGAACAGGCATGTGCAACAGGATTTTATCTTGCCTTCCTGATGTCACACGAGCCACATCCACTGAGgagcaggtgggcatggttttggGAAAACTGGCCGGAAGCAGTTGAAATCACCCCTgatttagctgaaattcctgcacaTGCTAAGTAAGgaatccatttaaaaacaaaacacagagggaGAGAGTTTAAGATTATAGTTTTACTGGATCTGGATTTTCTATAACCTTAATTTCACTGGGACTGATTTCTTACGTGGAACTTCAGCACAGACACCTtatgtgtgtgtacctttcgtggCAGAAGTTGCCATCACAGACGCAGACTGTTCAAAGGGTTTGCAGCTGGTCATCATTGCAGAAAAAACTGGTGCTACAGCAGGCAGGTCTCTTTGAAGCTATATTTTAGATCTCACGAGTAGTAGGTACCAACCTGGAAGGTATATCAGGCCAAGACTAATCGGGACATGGCAAAAGTCACATCTATGCCACCCATTTTGAAAACACTCTTATGCCACTTCTACCGTCATGGCTCCTCTCCACcctaaaggatcctgggaactgttgttgggTAAGGGTGCTGACCTCACGGAGCTGAAATCCCCGGCATCCTTAGCAAACGACAGTTACCAGGATCCTCTGTGATTGCTGCATGGTGCGGTTGTTTACAGAGGATTAAAAAGGGGTGAGAAAAATCTATTCCCTCTCCACCCAACGTTGTGCATCTTGCAAATGTCGAGAGGTGCAGATGTTGTTGGCTCCTGTGGCTTCCAAGACTGAAAAATCTGAAAGGACTTGATGTtgaccaagaaaagaaaagaaaagaaaattcctcCCAAATTGTTTTTATCTCTttccaaaaaaagttttcagGATGTAGTCTTTAAAGAGGTCTCTGGAACTGGCGGTGCTACAGAAACCCACTGTTCTATTCACCTTTGCTTGTCGCTAGGTCGCTGGATTTTTCAAAGACAAGTCCTTTGCATCTTGTCAGAGAGGACATCCAAGTCAGCATGCCTTTCCTCTTGGAGAATTTGCTCATTGTCCGAAGGCTCTGGCCCTGACGACTCCTTCCCAAACATGGTCCTTATCTGATTATGGTGGTGGGAGCATTCCCCCGACTTCATAAGTGTGGTGTCTGAAGAGGATCTCTGGTCCTGCATCCACACATGCATTAAAATCTCATCGATGCAGAGTCGGCGGGAGACGTCAGGTTGGAGCATGCGGTAAATGAGATCTTTGCATTCGACCGACAGCACTTTGGACCGGGGGAAGTGTACCCGGTGCTCCTTCTGCAGCTTGAGCATTTTCTTGATGTTCGAGTCGTCGTAAGGCATCGAGCCACACACCATGATGAACAGGACCACCCCCAGGCTCCATATGTCGTAAACCTTCGGCTGGTAAGGAATGCCTTGCAGTACTTCAGGGGCTGCATAGGCCGCCGAACCGCAGAAAGTCTTGCTGAGGACCACCCTGCCATCTTCGTCGCGGGCGACTCTCTTGGAAAAGCCAAAGTCCGTCAGTTTGATGTTGAACTCTTTGTCCAGAAGAAGGTTCTCGCATTTCAAGTCCCGGTGGACAATGTCCAGGTCGTGGCAGTACTTGATGGCGCTGGCGAGCTGGTAGAACATCTTGCGGGCAACGTCTTCCGGAATGGCTCCTCTCCTCTTGATGAACTCCAGCAAGTCTCCTTGCACGCCCAATTCAGTCACGATGTAGACTTTGCCGTCGGAGGTCTCAAAGATCTCATAGGTCTTGATAATGGCGTGGTGCTTCACCCTCGCCAGCATCTCTATCTCTCTGGGGAGGAATCTCTCCAAGAAGTCCCGAGGAGCCTTCCTCTTGTCGATGATCTTGACGGCCACGTTGCACTTCAACCGGTCCGAGTAGGCCGATTTCACCTTGGCGTAAGACCCTTCTCCGAGGTTGATCCCCATGATGTAGCCTCTCTTTTTAAGAACTTCAGCATCCTCCATAGTCCTGGAGGCAGACCCTAAGCAATATGTTCAAGTTGGCTGAGCATCCCGTATCCTGCCCCCCTCCGATTCACGCACATTCCAGGATGGTCATCTGAAATGGCCTTGGGCTCCCCTTCCTAGGATGTTGCAGGAGAAGCCTCAACATTCTTTTGTGATGTCACAATGCGGAGCTGTCGTTGGTGCTGACAAACCATGCACTCTATGGCTTATGTCAGAGCTAAGTCATTCGGGACGCCAAGGGTTCAGGTAACATTCCCTCATGTCATCTGAAAGTACGGGCTTATTGTCTATTGATTTTCTTATTTGATGTACAGTATTCATATCCCGCCTTTCTCCCAAACTGAAATTCACGGCAGCTTGCAACTTTATAAAACATCAATATATAGAACCCTAAGCCATAAAAATAAACTCATCCACCCCAAATAGAACTGGCAATTAAAATGCTGTTTCCCCAGAcagggaattccacaatatggGGGCAGCTACAGAAAAGACTCTTGTCTCTTGTCACAAGCAGCTGTGCTTCTGAGGTGCTTACCTGAGGATCTTAACACCCAGGCAGGCTTATATAGGGAGGTATGATATTTCAGGTAGCCTGGGAGCCTTCAAAAGGGTTGTCCTTTTTGCAAAAAGACCAACAACCCACTGTGTATTATAGACAGGAGGGATAGCAAAGCTCCATGCTACATTTCCCCCACAAAACTATAGGTCTGGAGTAAACTTAGGGCACATACTTCTTCCAAAGgcaatgctgggaattgtaacgcTGGGaggggaatggtgtgtgtgtctcctaacaactctcagcaccctgaacaaaaggcagggcccagaattctttgcaggaaacTGTGGAtgtttaaagcggtatgataccactttaaatacagtgcagatggggcccaggACTAACACTGGATCTACTAAATATTTTGGAGAGTGgttggtctgtctgtctgtccacctgtttgtttgttgcctATCTGCCTCTTGAGAAATCATCACTAAACTTGGCACAAGGGGTCCTGAGGTGGCGGTGGCAGTTAGCAGTGGCATTTGGATGCCGGGTGCCATCTCAAGAGGGTGGACCAAAATACTGTATGACTGTAAAGGGACTTGGCCCTTTTTGGCATAGATTTGGCCGCCTCTCGGGATATCATTACAAAACCTAGCATGCGGGTTCCCAAAGGGCATGGGAGAATGTGGTCTTTGCCTACGCTTGGATTCCAGgcgccattttgattcaagatggcGGACCAAAATGTAACTTAGCCCATTATTTGGTGTGAtgggtccacacacacacaaattaaactatccatttttaaaagcatttttttttttgtttctacaAATTCCCGGGCACTCCCAGCTAGTTCTTAATTAGGGCAGAGCTATGGGTCGCAAGGAACATGGGACTGATGTCAAGGCTGGTAGCCCCACGTCACACCGCTGACTCTTCCTCCTTGTCGATCCGGCCCACTCACAATACACAAAAACTTTTGAAGAAATGGAATACAGTAAAGGACACACACTTAGAAATAACAGCCCTCCCTTCCCCTGTCTTCAGGTACCCTTGAATCAAGGAGAACACAGTCAATGGAACGTGCCTTGCTTACAGATGATGTGCTGTGTCTCTCCAGTGGTGTCACTGCACCTTGGTAAAACATCAAAGCTTTGATAAACAAGGAAGTTTGGAGGCGATTCTTATTAATAAGGGCCACTATTCCATTCATCGCAGAAGGCTCTTGGGAGATGATTCCTTTGAAGGAAAAAACCCACCCGCCCTGGTTGAAGAGGAGGACTGCTCTGCCTCTGATGGATGGCGCCAGATCTTTCCCGCCAAAGGTGACATTTCTTCTCCATTAAGTTTTGGGAAGATCTTTCAGAAGAACCTTGAATCAAATTTAGAGCTGTACTGAAACCCactctcttgttttattttttaaaagattttaaacatctttacTGAACGTTggaaaagtacataattatatgtgcactaaatgtggtgagacgtaaataaaagagaaagaaaaagggaaacagaacctgtgcagaagggaaaataaagaggggaggggggaacccccaAACTGTATActacagaacctagggcttgctgatcagaaggtcggtggtttgaatccctgtgacggggtgagctcccattgctcagtcccagctcctgcccacctagcagtccgaaagcacatcaaagtgcaagtagataaataggtactgctccggtgggaaggtaaacggcatttccgtgtgctgctctggttcgccagaagcggctttgtcatgctggccacatgacccggaagctgtacgctggcccCCTcaaccagtaacgcgagatgagcgccgcaaccccagagtcggacaagactggacctaatggtcaggggtccctttaccttcaccagatcttaacctattatagtatttgtaagaatggattccaaatatcactgAATTTGTCCAAagcaagtctgcgtttatatgcaagttgttcataaattGCGAGTTTGtgtaagtcttcaatccaatcatagaagggagccgcatttttatttttccgaTTAACCCCTATCAGTtgttttgctgtggtaagggcacagagagtcccctcgtattgtccttttgtaaggttccatgagctgggtatataattcaagaggatattttgctctgtaaatgtaaggttgttctctgtttacacacacacacacacacacacacacacaccataataaAATAAGTCCAGACCTGTcaaaaaaagaggaagcagcagcGTGGAATAGTGGTTAGAGCGTTAAGAGATGCACACACCCTTTTCAAGCCCCCAACCAAAGCTATGCATGGGACCAAGTGACTTTGGAACGGCCAATGTCTCAGAGCCAAACTTATAAAatggtgggggaagccatgccttgaGATCACGACAGAAAAGCGAATGTGGTAATCAAATATGCTTTTTAGTTCCCAGGTGTTTCTTGACACCCTGGCAAggtgatttctgcatttcagggctagggcttggtgatccttgggagaccccttccaactctttaattctacaaaagatttatttatttatttatttatcctcccctcccccctataTTTGTACTTCTGCTGTTTCatttacttaaaggtaaaggtaaagggaccctgaccattggatccagtcgtatccgactctggggttgcggcgctcatctcgctttactggccgagagagccggcatacagtttccgggtcatgcgaaccagagcagtgcacagaaacgctgtttaccttcctgttggagtggtacctatttatctacttgcacttttacgtgctttcgaaatgctaggtgggcaggagctgggaccaagaaacgggagctcaccccgtcacggggattcgaaccgccgaccttctgatcggcaagccctaggctctgtggtttaacccacagcaccacccgcattctTAGGATACGTTTAATGATTTCATAACATGTGATTCAGCCCTAAGCCTCTGTGCCTGGCCCCTTGGAACCCTCCCCAGGCGACACTCCTCTCTCCAGGCTGCAACCCCTCACCGCTACTGCTTAAAAACCCCAGGTGGCTTTGCTCAgctggaaatgtgtccttgaactctgatgacaGTTCTTGGTCtgttggatggaggacagagaagggtTTGCGGAGAAACTTGCCTACAGTACGAacgggggttggggtggggatgcCTCCACTGCTTTGGCCTGAgactctgaagagctgctgccagtcagagcggACAATATAGGGCTAGGTAGGCTAAGTACCTGACCTTGGATA
This is a stretch of genomic DNA from Lacerta agilis isolate rLacAgi1 chromosome 17, rLacAgi1.pri, whole genome shotgun sequence. It encodes these proteins:
- the LOC117061773 gene encoding testis-specific serine/threonine-protein kinase 1-like, yielding MEDAEVLKKRGYIMGINLGEGSYAKVKSAYSDRLKCNVAVKIIDKRKAPRDFLERFLPREIEMLARVKHHAIIKTYEIFETSDGKVYIVTELGVQGDLLEFIKRRGAIPEDVARKMFYQLASAIKYCHDLDIVHRDLKCENLLLDKEFNIKLTDFGFSKRVARDEDGRVVLSKTFCGSAAYAAPEVLQGIPYQPKVYDIWSLGVVLFIMVCGSMPYDDSNIKKMLKLQKEHRVHFPRSKVLSVECKDLIYRMLQPDVSRRLCIDEILMHVWMQDQRSSSDTTLMKSGECSHHHNQIRTMFGKESSGPEPSDNEQILQEERHADLDVLSDKMQRTCL